In a single window of the Manis pentadactyla isolate mManPen7 chromosome 14, mManPen7.hap1, whole genome shotgun sequence genome:
- the LOC118912767 gene encoding uncharacterized protein LOC118912767 isoform X1 codes for MVFGACPVLSFTSPPSSRWVEPREPLQGAAYAVQKAAVFPPRKKKIIKAASAPAARKVPIPSAGYLEKQSDSRSEAVAAATEPGNSNAGGGLFLILPSIYPAQELPSLLFLPSFKVGSVLSSPELPLQIKGPWYESSFPVEKNRELGPHGQYSAHPTLGQLASSRGLVMAAVRMRIPWRKSISVHFRVRGMERYPAQNKALPSESVYSRGVIR; via the exons ATGGTGTTCGGGGCTTGTCCTGTCCTTTCATTCACTTCCCCTCCTTCCAGCCGGTGGGTGGAACCGAGAGAGCCTCTCCAGGGAGCAGCGTACGCAGTCCAGAAGGCTGCAGTATTtcctccaagaaaaaaaaaaataataaaggctgCTTCAGCCCCTGCTGCACGCAAAGTTCCGATTCCCTCTGCTGGCTATCTCGAAAAGCAGAGCGATTCTCGCAGCGAAGCTGTTGCCGCGGCTACTGAACCCGGGAACTCAAATGCTGGCGGTGGATTATTCCTTATCCTTCCCTCCATCTACCCCGCACAAGAGCtgccttctcttcttttcttgccaAGTTTCAAG GTCGGCTCTGTTCTCTCCAGCCCAGAGTTGCCTTTGCAAATAAAAGGTCCCTGGTACGAATCCAGCTTCCCAGTTGAGAAGAACAGAGAATTGGGACCCCATGGCCAATACAGTGCCCATCCAACCCTGGGGCAATTGGCTTCATCCAGGGGTCTGGTTATGGCAGCTGTGCGCATGCGTATTCCCTGGAGAAAG TCCATTTCAGTTCATTTCCGAGTGCGGGGGATGGAGCGATACCCAGCCCAGAACAAGGCCCTTCCCTCGGAGAGTGTATATTCCCGTGGAGTGATAAGGTGA
- the LOC118912767 gene encoding uncharacterized protein LOC118912767 isoform X3: MVFGACPVLSFTSPPSSRWVEPREPLQGAAYAVQKAAVFPPRKKKIIKAASAPAARKVPIPSAGYLEKQSDSRSEAVAAATEPGNSNAGGGLFLILPSIYPAQELPSLLFLPSFKVGSVLSSPELPLQIKGPWYESSFPVEKNRELGPHGQYSAHPTLGQLASSRGLVMAAVRMRIPWRKPSCVCTHHRAVREFIKTNM; this comes from the exons ATGGTGTTCGGGGCTTGTCCTGTCCTTTCATTCACTTCCCCTCCTTCCAGCCGGTGGGTGGAACCGAGAGAGCCTCTCCAGGGAGCAGCGTACGCAGTCCAGAAGGCTGCAGTATTtcctccaagaaaaaaaaaaataataaaggctgCTTCAGCCCCTGCTGCACGCAAAGTTCCGATTCCCTCTGCTGGCTATCTCGAAAAGCAGAGCGATTCTCGCAGCGAAGCTGTTGCCGCGGCTACTGAACCCGGGAACTCAAATGCTGGCGGTGGATTATTCCTTATCCTTCCCTCCATCTACCCCGCACAAGAGCtgccttctcttcttttcttgccaAGTTTCAAG GTCGGCTCTGTTCTCTCCAGCCCAGAGTTGCCTTTGCAAATAAAAGGTCCCTGGTACGAATCCAGCTTCCCAGTTGAGAAGAACAGAGAATTGGGACCCCATGGCCAATACAGTGCCCATCCAACCCTGGGGCAATTGGCTTCATCCAGGGGTCTGGTTATGGCAGCTGTGCGCATGCGTATTCCCTGGAGAAAG ccCTCCTGTGTCTGCACACATCACAGAGCTGTAAGAGAATTCATCAAGACTAACATGTGA
- the LOC118912767 gene encoding uncharacterized protein LOC118912767 isoform X4 gives MVFGACPVLSFTSPPSSRWVEPREPLQGAAYAVQKAAVFPPRKKKIIKAASAPAARKVPIPSAGYLEKQSDSRSEAVAAATEPGNSNAGGGLFLILPSIYPAQELPSLLFLPSFKVGSVLSSPELPLQIKGPWYESSFPVEKNRELGPHGQYSAHPTLGQLASSRGLVMAAVRMRIPWRKTLNKVDYSS, from the exons ATGGTGTTCGGGGCTTGTCCTGTCCTTTCATTCACTTCCCCTCCTTCCAGCCGGTGGGTGGAACCGAGAGAGCCTCTCCAGGGAGCAGCGTACGCAGTCCAGAAGGCTGCAGTATTtcctccaagaaaaaaaaaaataataaaggctgCTTCAGCCCCTGCTGCACGCAAAGTTCCGATTCCCTCTGCTGGCTATCTCGAAAAGCAGAGCGATTCTCGCAGCGAAGCTGTTGCCGCGGCTACTGAACCCGGGAACTCAAATGCTGGCGGTGGATTATTCCTTATCCTTCCCTCCATCTACCCCGCACAAGAGCtgccttctcttcttttcttgccaAGTTTCAAG GTCGGCTCTGTTCTCTCCAGCCCAGAGTTGCCTTTGCAAATAAAAGGTCCCTGGTACGAATCCAGCTTCCCAGTTGAGAAGAACAGAGAATTGGGACCCCATGGCCAATACAGTGCCCATCCAACCCTGGGGCAATTGGCTTCATCCAGGGGTCTGGTTATGGCAGCTGTGCGCATGCGTATTCCCTGGAGAAAG ACTTTGAATAAAGTAGATTATTCatcataa